A single region of the Vicia villosa cultivar HV-30 ecotype Madison, WI linkage group LG4, Vvil1.0, whole genome shotgun sequence genome encodes:
- the LOC131594154 gene encoding cold-regulated protein 27: protein MEGIRETEEWTDEKHSMYIKSIEASFVNDLYDSKQTANSTGQFKVLRGGCWQKMNFERENQQMSRGNSRNDLIANPWIQHYRSSSKQESAMSPSPITSQHVVSLSHRKKISYESQIYDQNMISSDTEVSDQNFVDEEVKCERKSTSSAKRRKSFDC from the exons ATGGAG GGAATTAGGGAAACTGAAGAATGGACAGATGAAAAACACAGCATGTATATAAAGTCAATAGAAGCATCTTTTGTTAATGACTTGTATGATTCTAAGCAAACAGCAAATTCTACTGGCCAG TTCAAGGTTCTTCGCGGTGGTTGTTGGCAAAAGATGAACTTCGAACGTGAGAATCAACAGATGAGTAGAGGTAATTCGCGCAATGATTTAATCGCGAATCCATGGATTCAGCACTATAGATCTTCAAGCAAACAAGAAAGTGCAATGTCTCCATCCCCTATAACATCTCAACATGTTGTTAGTTTAAGCCATAGGAAGAAAATTTCTTATGAATCTCAAATTTATGATCAAAATATGATTTCAAGCGATACTG AAGTGTCCGATCAGAATTTTGTTGACGAAGAAGTGAAATGCGAAAGGAAAAGCACAAGTAGCGCGAAAAGACGAAAATCTTTTGATTGTTGA